A genome region from Magnolia sinica isolate HGM2019 chromosome 8, MsV1, whole genome shotgun sequence includes the following:
- the LOC131253764 gene encoding probable LRR receptor-like serine/threonine-protein kinase At3g47570, with the protein MELLSVSSRLFWSFLLHATLFWCLSQRSRSATVPANETDRLALLAFKDRITKDPLNVMSSWNHSLHFCKWRGITCSLRHERVTVLNLTSLELEGSIPPQVGNLTFLRVINLRDNGFHGEIPREIGHLFRLERIDLSSNSFGGEIPSNLTYCSNLRVINFSFNELVGEIPIELSSLSKLRWLFLHVNQLVGRIPPSLGNLSSLTQLSLARNNLQGNIPGDLGRIPKLGLLQISQNNLSGTIPSPIYNYSTLYLLSVTANQLHGTLPPDLGLFLPNLQYFYVSRNWFTGPIPVSLANATFFQELYLTNNDFTGGVPMNLGTLRYLYILTIGGNRLGTGKEDDLNFINSLPNCSYLEQFGFHNNSFKSMLPNSIANLSTRLHWLAMGFNHLYGRIPEGIGNLVSLTQLNLDHNNFTGDIPFSIGKLHKLQFLDLSGNRFSGQIPSSIGNFTELNELYLQENSLSGNIPPSLGNCQKLIALNLSQNNLNGTIPEQLFSLSSLSISLNLARNFLIGSLPMKVGSLKNIGELDVSENKLSGAIPGTLGGCQSLERLYMEGNAFQGTIPQSLNTMRGLRELDFSRNNLSGLIPKYLENFTSLQKLNLSFNDFEGQVPVQGVFENASGISVIGNGKLCGGIPKLGLPKCLVLRSKSRRFLSLKVIIPVIIVAVCLILLLLCFAPLLWRRKSRQKQLQTSSEDRYKNVSYAELLKATDGFSSHNLIGVGSYGSVYKGYFVSDGQIVAVKVLNLQRQGASRSFLAECEALRNVRHRNLIKILASCSSIDFKGNDFKALVFEYMPNGSLEEWLHPKVNEEHQPRTLNLIQRLNIAIDVAHALDYLHHHCQTPISHCDLKPSNVLLDNDMVAHVSDFGIARFLSGAVDDNSTNKTNSIVVKGSIGYVAAEYGMGGNVSTAGDVYSFGILLLEMFTGKRPTEDTFKDGLNLHEFVKMALPDQVLEIADLRLLEEQKEEQEQDQEIEEEIAFSHIRSPEVESGSVFRCLVSLLGIGVACSVESPRERMLMKDVVNKMHVMRDMFLGAGIYKEGRNKTLR; encoded by the exons ATGGAGCTGCTATCTGTGAGTTCAAggttattttggtcatttcttcTCCATGCCACGCTCTTCTGGTGTTTGTCCCAACGGTCTAGATCTGCCACCGTCCCAGCCAACGAAACCGATCGACTGGCTCTGCTCGCCTTCAAGGACCGAATAACCAAAGATCCTCTCAACGTCATGAGCTCGTGGAACCATTCTCTTCATTTCTGCAAGTGGCGAGGAATCACGTGCAGTCTCAGGCATGAGAGGGTCACCGTCCTCAATCTAACGTCCCTTGAATTGGAAGGTTCTATTCCTCCCCAAGTAGGCAATCTCACCTTCCTCAGGGTAATCAACCTCCGAGACAACGGCTTCCACGGCGAAATTCCACGAGAAATAGGACACCTCTTCCGTCTCGAGCGTATCGATCTCAGCTCCAATTCATTTGGAGGAGAAATCCCGTCCAATCTGACCTACTGCTCGAACCTCCGAGTCATCAATTTTTCATTCAATGAGCTAGTAGGTGAGATTCCCATCGAGCTCAGCTCTTTATCAAAGCTCCGTTGGTTATTTCTCCATGTCAACCAGCTCGTCGGAAGAATCCCACCTTCCCTGGGAAACCTTTCGTCTCTCACTCAACTTTCATTAGCAAGAAATAACTTACAGGGAAACATCCCAGGCGATTTAGGCCGCATTCCAAAGTTAGGACTCCTCCAGATATCTCAAAACAATCTGTCCGGCACAATCCCTTCTCCCATATACAATTACTCGACTCTGTATCTGTTGTCAGTCACAGCCAATCAACTTCATGGAACCCTTCCACCCGACTTAGGCCTCTTTCTTCCTAACCTCCAGTACTTCTATGTGTCGAGAAACTGGTTTACCGGACCCATTCCGGTTTCATTAGCCAATGCTACATTCTTTCAAGAGCTCTATCTCACCAACAATGATTTCACTGGAGGGGTGCCTATGAATCTTGGGACTCTTCGATATCTTTATATACTCACCATTGGTGGTAATCGCCTAGGAACAGGGAAAGAAGATGACTTGAATTTCATCAATTCCCTGCCCAATTGCAGCTACTTGGAACAATTTGGATTTCATAACAATAGTTTCAAAAGCATGCTGCCTAATTCCATAGCCAATCTGTCGACCCGGCTCCATTGGCTAGCGATGGGATTCAACCACCTGTATGGAAGGATCCCTGAAGGAATCGGGAATCTCGTCAGCTTAACCCAATTGAATCTGGATCATAACAATTTCACAGGTGACATTCCTTTCAGTATTGGGAAGCTTCATAAGCTGCAATTTTTAGACTTGTCAGGAAACAGATTTTCTGGGCAAATTCCGTCGTCCATAGGCAACTTCACAGAACTGAATGAACTTTACTTGCAAGAAAACAGCCTATCGGGAAACATACCTCCGAGTCTCGGAAATTGCCAAAAACTAATAGCTTTGAACCTTTCTCAAAATAACCTCAACGGTACAATCCCCGAACAGCTCTTTAGCCTGTCATCTCTGTCAATTTCTCTCAACTTGGCTAGAAACTTTTTGATCGGGTCCCTACCCATGAAAGTGGGTAGCTTGAAAAATATTGGGGAACTTGATGTTTCAGAGAACAAATTGTCCGGCGCAATTCCTGGAACGCTAGGCGGTTGCCAGAGCTTGGAACGCCTGTACATGGAAGGTAATGCCTTTCAAGGGACCATTCCCCAGTCATTGAACACCATGAGAGGCCTTAGAGAGTTGGATTTCTCGCGAAATAACTTGAGTGGTCTAATTCCAAAATATCTAGAGAATTTTACTTCTTTACAGAAACTAAATCTTTCTTTCAATGATTTTGAGGGCCAAGTGCCTGTCCAAGGGGTGTTTGAAAATGCAAGTGGGATTTCTGTCATAGGGAACGGTAAACTCTGTGGAGGTATCCCAAAACTAGGCCTACCCAAATGCCTTGTTCTGAGATCCAAATCGCGAAGGTTTTTAAGCCTGAAAGTAATCATACCAGTCATCATTGTTGCTGTGTGTTtgattttattattgttgtgCTTTGCTCCTCTTCTTTGGAGAAGAAAATCAAGACAGAAGCAGTTGCAAACTTCCTCGGAAGACCGGTACAAGAACGTCTCTTATGCGGAGCTTCTCAAAGCAACTGATGGGTTCTCTTCACACAATTTGATTGGCGTAGGAAGTTATGGTTCTGTTTATAAAGGATACTTTGTTTCAGATGGCCAAATTGTTGCAGTGAAAGTACTCAATCTTCAACGACAAGGAGCTTCTAGGAGCTTCCTTGCAGAATGCGAGGCATTGAGAAATGTTAGACATCGGAATCTCATCAAGATCTTAGCATCCTGCTCAAGCATCGATTTTAAGGGCAATGATTTCAAAGCGCTAGTTTTTGAGTACATGCCGAATGGAAGTTTAGAGGAGTGGTTGCATCCAAAAGTCAACGAGGAACATCAGCCAAGAACTTTGAACCTTATTCAGAGGTTAAACatagccattgatgttgctcatgcTCTGGATTATCTTCATCACCATTGTCAAACGCCCATTTCTCACTGTGATCTCAAGCCAAGTAATGTTCTTCTTGACAATGACATGGTGGCCCATGTGAGTGATTTTGGCATCGCAAGGTTCCTTTCCGGGGCCGTTGATGATAACTCCACAAACAAAACCAACTCCATTGTGGTGAAGGGATCCATTGGGTATGTTGCTGCAG AGTATGGTATGGGTGGCAATGTTTCTACGGCGGGTGACGTGTACAGCTTTGGAATTCTTTTATTGGAGATGTTCACGGGAAAAAGGCCCACGGAAGACACGTTTAAGGATGGTTTAAACCTTCATGAATTTGTCAAGATGGCTTTGCCAGATCAAGTTCTGGAGATAGCGGATCTGCGACTCTTAGAAGAACAAAAAGAAGAACAAGAGCAAGATCaagaaatagaggaagaaatagCATTCAGTCATATCAGAAGTCCGGAAGTTGAAAGTGGTAGTGTCTTCCGGTGCTTGGTTTCTTTGCTTGGTATTGGAGTTGCATGTTCTGTTGAGTCCCCAAGAGAACGGATGCTGATGAAAGATGTagtaaataaaatgcatgtgatGAGAGACATGTTTCTTGGGGCTGGGATCTATAAGGAAGGAAGAAACAAGACCCTTCGCTGA
- the LOC131253765 gene encoding uncharacterized protein LOC131253765, with translation MSSPSHPCLHLFSLHVPRLCAPPCSLSSPFSLSLSLCFIAAKGSREVGLQASFSQVESLRKSYTAATSAASIAGKTATDRVWRGFLAPSAGSEPFGLLGSENEEEVSLLKVCHVKEETSKNMWYLDTGCNDHMCGDKSLFSTLDESIRDNVKFGDNFKVSVMGKGENALLANNIESHFQKEKLREQGSYWKLSTPTFVDLILYLMEDKSKALIAFKSYKVMVEKEAGCSIQVLRTDRGGEYNSYKFTNFCEEHDIKRQLTTPFTPQQNGVCERKNRTIMNMVRSLLTKGEIPKKIWPEAVNWSVHILNESPTLAVQNMTPEEAWSGRRPNVSYFKIFGAAHHIPTDFDGEKDEEEQHLVGNQQQSTIIQADDSSEVARELRSPRLRRRLAWMRDYEVTGIDQSEDPLIHFALFADCDPTKLKENGEVDKYKARLVAKGYKLEFGIDYKEVFAPFARHNTIRLIIALAAQNS, from the exons ATGTCCAGCCCAAGCCACCCCTGTCTTCACCTTTTCAGCCTCCACGTTCCCCGCCTGTGTGCTCCACCTTGCTCCCtgtcttctcccttttctctttctctctccctctgttttaTAGCTGCCAAGGGCAGTAGAGAGGTTGGTCTGCAAGCCTCCTTTTCGCAGGTGGAGTCGCTGCGGAAATCCTACACAGCTGCAACATCAGCCGCATCTATAGCAGGAAAAACAGCAACAGATCGTGTCTGGAGAGGCTTTTTGGCTCCAAGTGCAGGATCTGAGCCATTCGGGCTCCTCGGCTCTG AAAATGAAGAGGAAGTCTCTCTTTTGAAGGTTTGTCATGTGAAAGAAGAAACGAGCAAGAATATGTGGTACTTAGACACAGGCTGCAACGATCACATGTGTGGTGATAAGTCGCTCTTCTCCACCTTAGACGAATCTATCCGAGACAATGTGAAATTTGGGGACAACTTCAAAGTCTCTGTCATGGGCAAAGGAGAA AATGCATTGTTAGCAAATAACATCGAGAGCCATttccaaaaggaaaaactcaGAGAGCAAGGCAGTTATTGGAAATTGTCCACTCCGACATTTGTGGACCTAATCCTGTATCTAATGGAG GATAAATCTAAAGCCTTAATAGCTTTCAAAAGCTACAAAGTCATGGTTGAGAAAGAAGCAGGATGTTCAATTCAAGTGTTGCGGACCGATCGCGGAGGTGAATATAATTCATACAAATTTACAAACTTTTGTGAAGAGCATGACATCAAAAGGCAACTCACCACCCCCttcactccacaacaaaatggagtgtgTGAAAGAAAGAACCGCACAATCATGAACATGGTGAGGAGCTTATTGACGAAGGGTGAAATTCCAAAGAAGATTTGGCCAGAAGCTGTCAACTGGAGTGTTCACATTTTGAATGAAAGTCCAACTCTTGCAGTCCAAAATATGACACCCGAGGAGGCTTGGAGTGGTAGAAGACCAAATGTTAGCTACTTCAAAATATTTGG GGCTGCACATCATATTCCTACAGATTTTGATggagaaaaagatgaagaagaacaacaTCTTGTGGGGAATCAGCAGCAATCCACCATTATTCAAGCAGATGATTCATCTGAGGTTGCAAGAGAACTAAGGTCACCACGACTCAGAAGGAGACTAGCATGGATGCGTGACTATGAGGTAACAGGGATTGATCAGTCTGAGGATCCACTCATACACTTTGCTCTCTTTGCAGATTGTGATCCT ACGAAATTGAAGGAGAATGGTGAAGTTGATAAATACAAGGCGCGTTTAGTCGCGAAAGGATACAAGCTAGAATTCGGCATCGATTACAAAGAAGTGTTTGCTCCCTTCGCACGGCACAACACAATCAGATTGATAATTGCATTGGCAGCTCAAAATTCATAG
- the LOC131253766 gene encoding secreted RxLR effector protein 161-like, translating to MKDCNPSCTPAETGLKLTKDSQGKRVDDTLYKQMVGSLMYLNATRPDIMHAVSLINRFMDCLKEMHLLATKRIFRYLQGTTDYGILYKKGEKSELFGFTDSDCAGDLDDKKSTSGYVFMMGLGAISWSLKKQSIITLSTTEAEFVCLSSCLVAGDSCSTSLQTKGNYNHFL from the coding sequence ATGAAAGATTGCAATCCCAGTTGTACACCAGCAGAAACGGGGTTGAAGCTTACCAAAGATTCCCAAGGAAAAAGGGTTGATGATACACTTTACAAGCAAATGGTGGGAAGCTTAATGTATTTAAACGCAACGAGACCAGACATAATGCATGCCGTAAGTCTCATCAACAGATTCATGGATTGTTTAAAGGAGATGCATCTCTTAGCTACAAAACGGATATTCAGATATTTGCAGGGAACAACTGATTATGGGATCCTGTATAAGAAAGGAGAAAAATCAGAGTTATTTGGCTTTACGGATAGCGATTGCGCTGGAGATCTAGATGATAAAAAAAGCACATCTGGTTACGTCTTCATGATGGGGTTAGGAGCAATATCATGGTCATTGAAGAAGCAATCAATCATCACTTTATCAACAACTGAAGCCGAATTCGTGTGCTTGTCAAGCTGTTTGGTTGCGGGAGATTCTTGTAGCACTTCACTTCAAACAAAAGGGAACTACAACCATTTTTTGTGA